One Myxococcaceae bacterium JPH2 genomic window carries:
- a CDS encoding tetratricopeptide repeat protein has product MGCPDETTLSDFLVGALSEERRASVLAHVEGCPSCQRALAAAEDSPRLEVPWTDPPALLQRGALLARYVVLEPIGVGAMGVVYAAYDPELDRQVALKLLRPEGRHMEELRMRLLREAQSLARLSHPNVVAVHDVGVCGDGIFLALELVEGNTLADWVKSPRPWPEVLRIFLDAGRGLAAAHSAGLVHRDFKPANVLVGKDGRVRVTDFGLARPSNRGGPPVAAPVAVPLPAEGGGADALLTRTGALLGTPAYMAPEQLMGRGADALSDQFSFCVALHEALYGLRPFEGVTPEALGEAALAGRVRPPPRDSRVPAWVRAVVLRGLSPKPEDRFPSMEVLLGALTRHPVRRVGLWATAVAFACLVGVGVGYGGAHRREVRCEQEAENLARVWGPAQRERVHSAFLATGKPYAASAWETISAELDAHAGQWRALRTEACLATGGSAPEAAWQTQACLDARLWQLAAITEVLENADAQTVQNAQQMISSLEGLEGCRDAPVLSTRPQPLEALRPKVDAARRKLAEARARMEAGRHADGIVLTTALLKDIASIDYRPLEAEVLLLHGHLHGMAGKLTEAEGILYRALWAAEASRDDETVARAWILLIWVVGDQLARVGEADRLAQHARAAVDRLGRDRFPAIATDLHLRLGGVWLVEGRLERAAEEFTEGLALSRKAYGPESLRTSYFVSGLGRVRSRQLRSAEALTLYRKAQAQREAIWGPDHPGLALNLSNIAAELMALGRREEAISVWRRSLALLEASRAADHPSLAAPLNNLGSVLRVLGRLDEAREYLTRAVAIFEHSKGTDHPNTAIALSGVGMVAYDSQHFEEALSYHRQAVERLQRALGADTSRAAPSLMYMGMAQQRLGRNAEARRNMLRALQLWETENGPESATLGFALRPLAHLELATGVPKQAQAHCERALKLDEKAQGAESPDVALDLACVAEAQLQSGAVDPAVPLLERALRVHTIASRDPLDEGWATFLLGKALAARGGPGDAERATERVESARACMTKLGVRATLELKEVQDWLAHPPEAPSLARHEVTP; this is encoded by the coding sequence CGCTCAAGCTGCTGCGCCCCGAGGGCCGGCACATGGAGGAGCTGCGGATGCGGCTCTTGCGCGAGGCGCAGTCGCTCGCGCGCCTCTCGCACCCCAACGTGGTGGCCGTGCATGACGTGGGCGTCTGCGGCGACGGCATCTTCCTGGCGCTGGAGCTGGTGGAGGGAAACACCCTGGCGGATTGGGTGAAGTCGCCGCGCCCGTGGCCGGAGGTGCTGCGCATCTTCCTGGACGCGGGGCGGGGGCTCGCGGCGGCGCACTCGGCGGGGCTGGTCCATCGTGACTTCAAGCCCGCCAACGTCCTGGTGGGCAAGGACGGGCGCGTGCGGGTGACGGACTTCGGTCTGGCCCGACCCTCCAACCGCGGCGGTCCTCCGGTCGCGGCCCCCGTGGCGGTGCCTCTCCCGGCGGAGGGCGGAGGGGCGGACGCGCTGTTGACCCGCACGGGCGCGCTGCTGGGCACGCCCGCGTACATGGCCCCGGAGCAGCTCATGGGCCGCGGGGCCGACGCGCTGTCGGACCAGTTCAGCTTCTGCGTGGCGCTGCACGAGGCCCTCTATGGCCTGCGCCCGTTCGAGGGCGTCACCCCCGAGGCCCTGGGCGAGGCCGCGCTCGCCGGTCGGGTGCGCCCGCCACCGCGTGACAGCCGCGTGCCCGCCTGGGTGCGCGCCGTGGTGTTGCGCGGACTGAGCCCCAAGCCCGAGGACCGCTTCCCTTCGATGGAGGTGCTGCTCGGCGCGCTCACTCGTCACCCGGTGCGCCGCGTGGGGCTGTGGGCGACGGCGGTCGCGTTCGCGTGTCTGGTGGGCGTGGGCGTGGGTTACGGCGGCGCGCACCGCCGCGAGGTCCGCTGCGAGCAGGAAGCGGAGAACCTCGCCCGGGTCTGGGGGCCGGCGCAGCGTGAGCGCGTGCACTCGGCCTTCCTCGCCACTGGCAAGCCCTACGCCGCCTCCGCGTGGGAGACCATCTCCGCCGAGCTGGACGCGCACGCGGGCCAGTGGCGCGCGCTGCGTACCGAGGCCTGCCTCGCGACGGGAGGCTCCGCGCCCGAGGCGGCCTGGCAGACCCAGGCCTGCTTGGACGCGCGGCTGTGGCAGCTCGCCGCCATCACCGAGGTGCTGGAGAACGCGGACGCGCAGACGGTCCAGAACGCGCAGCAGATGATCTCCTCCTTGGAAGGACTGGAGGGGTGCCGCGACGCGCCGGTGCTCTCCACCCGGCCTCAGCCGCTGGAGGCGCTCCGTCCCAAGGTGGATGCGGCCCGCCGCAAGCTCGCCGAGGCGCGTGCTCGCATGGAGGCCGGGCGTCACGCCGACGGCATCGTGCTGACCACGGCGCTGCTCAAGGACATCGCGAGCATCGACTACCGCCCGCTCGAGGCCGAGGTCCTGCTGCTCCATGGCCACCTGCACGGCATGGCCGGCAAGCTCACCGAGGCGGAGGGCATCCTCTACCGCGCGCTCTGGGCGGCCGAGGCCAGTCGCGACGACGAGACCGTGGCTCGCGCCTGGATCCTCCTCATCTGGGTGGTGGGAGATCAGCTCGCTCGCGTGGGAGAGGCGGACCGGTTGGCCCAGCACGCCCGCGCCGCCGTGGATCGGCTGGGGCGTGACCGCTTCCCCGCCATCGCCACGGACTTGCATCTGCGACTGGGTGGCGTGTGGCTGGTGGAGGGCCGGCTGGAGCGCGCCGCCGAGGAGTTCACCGAGGGCCTGGCCCTATCGCGCAAGGCCTATGGTCCGGAGAGCCTGCGCACCTCCTACTTCGTCTCAGGGCTGGGCCGGGTCCGCTCGCGCCAGCTCCGGTCCGCCGAGGCGCTCACGCTGTACCGCAAGGCCCAGGCGCAGCGCGAGGCCATCTGGGGACCGGACCATCCCGGGCTGGCGCTCAACCTGAGCAACATCGCCGCGGAGCTGATGGCCCTGGGGCGAAGAGAGGAGGCCATCTCGGTGTGGCGCCGCTCGCTGGCGCTCCTGGAGGCCTCTCGCGCGGCGGACCATCCCAGCCTGGCGGCGCCGCTCAACAACCTGGGCTCGGTGCTGCGCGTGCTGGGCCGGCTGGACGAGGCGCGCGAGTACTTGACCCGAGCGGTCGCCATCTTCGAGCACAGCAAGGGGACCGACCACCCGAACACGGCCATCGCGCTGTCGGGCGTGGGCATGGTGGCCTACGACTCGCAGCACTTCGAGGAGGCCCTGTCCTATCACCGGCAGGCGGTGGAGCGGCTGCAGCGCGCGTTGGGCGCGGACACGTCCCGGGCCGCGCCGTCGCTCATGTACATGGGGATGGCGCAGCAGCGCCTGGGACGCAACGCCGAGGCGCGGCGCAACATGCTGCGCGCCTTGCAACTCTGGGAGACGGAGAACGGGCCGGAGAGCGCCACGCTGGGCTTCGCGCTCCGTCCGCTGGCGCACCTGGAGCTGGCCACCGGCGTACCCAAGCAGGCGCAGGCCCACTGCGAGCGGGCCTTGAAGCTCGATGAGAAGGCGCAGGGCGCCGAGTCCCCCGATGTGGCGTTGGATCTCGCGTGCGTGGCGGAGGCGCAGCTCCAGTCGGGCGCGGTGGACCCCGCCGTGCCGTTGTTGGAGCGGGCGCTGCGGGTGCACACCATCGCCTCGCGGGATCCTCTCGACGAGGGCTGGGCCACCTTCCTGTTGGGGAAGGCCTTGGCCGCGCGAGGAGGACCTGGCGACGCGGAGCGCGCCACCGAGCGGGTGGAGTCCGCGCGAGCCTGCATGACGAAGCTGGGCGTGCGCGCCACCTTGGAGCTGAAGGAGGTGCAGGACTGGTTGGCCCACCCGCCCGAGGCCCCCTCCCTTGCCCGACACGAGGTGACTCCATGA
- a CDS encoding RNA polymerase subunit sigma-70 has translation MSQARDSLVAVFRARLPATRQSELDAVEGLEARLAELVEKAHTAWPELEMRGAVFIEHVARHLPSAPVPDALGQLHVADLYLACACATGERRALAAFEQHVLEKVPPRLGALPPATVDEVLQVMRQRLLLGRPDAPAKIADYSGRGPLLAWVRIIATRIVGELASQDGRQELFDEPPEALARMFSPDDPERALLKEDTRQALAEALRSGLAALSERERALLRLHHVHGLTMDRLSTMYGEPRSSVARKVTQARERLLKLIRAALASRTQLEGSELESLLGLVRSRLDFSIHRWMD, from the coding sequence ATGAGCCAAGCCCGTGACTCCCTGGTGGCGGTGTTTCGGGCGCGACTGCCCGCCACGCGTCAGTCCGAGCTGGACGCCGTGGAGGGCTTGGAGGCGCGGCTCGCGGAGTTGGTGGAGAAGGCCCACACGGCGTGGCCCGAGCTGGAGATGCGCGGAGCGGTGTTCATCGAGCATGTGGCGCGCCACCTCCCGTCGGCGCCCGTGCCGGATGCGCTGGGCCAGCTTCACGTGGCGGACCTCTATCTGGCGTGCGCGTGCGCCACGGGAGAGCGCCGGGCGCTGGCCGCCTTCGAGCAGCACGTGTTGGAGAAGGTCCCTCCTCGGCTGGGCGCGCTGCCTCCCGCCACCGTGGACGAGGTGCTCCAGGTGATGCGCCAGCGCCTGCTCCTGGGGCGTCCCGACGCGCCCGCGAAGATCGCGGACTACTCGGGGCGGGGGCCGCTCTTGGCGTGGGTGCGCATCATCGCCACGCGCATCGTGGGGGAGCTGGCGAGCCAGGACGGACGCCAGGAGCTCTTCGACGAGCCGCCCGAGGCGCTGGCGCGGATGTTCTCGCCGGACGACCCGGAGCGCGCGCTGCTGAAGGAAGACACGCGGCAGGCGCTGGCGGAGGCCCTGCGCTCGGGACTGGCCGCGCTGTCCGAGCGGGAGCGCGCGCTCCTGCGGCTGCACCATGTGCACGGCCTGACCATGGACCGCCTGTCCACGATGTATGGCGAGCCGCGCTCGAGCGTGGCGCGCAAGGTGACGCAGGCGCGCGAGCGGTTGTTGAAGTTGATCCGCGCGGCGCTGGCCTCGCGCACGCAACTGGAGGGCTCCGAGCTGGAGAGCCTCCTGGGGTTGGTGCGCAGTCGTCTGGACTTCAGCATCCACCGCTGGATGGATTGA
- a CDS encoding APC family permease, whose amino-acid sequence MGPWQLLALGVNGIVGVGIFFAPAEVAALAPGRGAVLAFALTGLALVPVALAFAVLGRRFDADGGPVVFARAAFGERASFLVGWVAYVSAFLSTSAVVAGLARALAPSLGLSEAVGQRALATGLATVLAAVVASGIRVSARAWTTLTVLKLLPLAGLILAFVMAGGPRVALVPAESGASWLRAGLAVMFAYQGFEIVPVIAGQVRSSERTVPLATVGSLLAAVGLYVGLVWACVAALPQLGQATAPLAAASGVWGGARMEEWVGLGTSVSALGICLGMLVTTPRYLSALASGSRSLLGLEHMTAAGVPTRALAVTWGLVVLFVNLGDLSELFALSSIAVLLQYGVTATALAVLARRGERGLRPAHALLALPTLVLGATLVIAGASAREAMVASITVLAGLGLMRLTRAREG is encoded by the coding sequence GTGGGGCCGTGGCAGCTGTTGGCGCTCGGCGTCAACGGCATCGTCGGCGTGGGCATCTTCTTCGCGCCCGCCGAGGTGGCCGCGCTGGCCCCCGGGCGCGGCGCGGTGCTCGCGTTCGCGCTCACGGGATTGGCGCTCGTACCGGTGGCGCTCGCCTTCGCGGTGCTGGGCCGTCGCTTCGACGCGGATGGAGGTCCGGTCGTCTTCGCTCGCGCGGCCTTTGGGGAGCGCGCGTCGTTCCTCGTGGGCTGGGTGGCGTACGTCAGCGCGTTCCTCAGCACGTCCGCCGTGGTGGCCGGGCTCGCGCGGGCCCTGGCGCCTTCACTGGGGCTCTCGGAAGCCGTGGGGCAGCGCGCGCTGGCCACGGGGTTGGCGACGGTGCTCGCGGCGGTGGTGGCCTCGGGCATCCGCGTCTCGGCTCGCGCGTGGACCACGCTCACGGTGCTCAAGCTGCTGCCGCTCGCCGGATTGATCCTCGCCTTCGTCATGGCCGGTGGGCCTCGTGTGGCGCTCGTCCCCGCGGAGTCAGGGGCCTCGTGGCTGCGCGCGGGGCTGGCGGTGATGTTCGCGTACCAGGGGTTCGAGATCGTCCCGGTCATCGCCGGACAGGTGCGGTCCTCGGAGCGCACCGTGCCGCTGGCGACCGTGGGCTCGCTGCTCGCGGCCGTCGGGCTCTACGTGGGCCTGGTGTGGGCGTGCGTCGCGGCCCTGCCCCAGCTCGGGCAGGCGACCGCTCCGTTGGCGGCGGCCTCGGGCGTGTGGGGCGGCGCGAGGATGGAAGAGTGGGTGGGCCTGGGCACGAGTGTCTCCGCGCTCGGCATCTGTCTGGGGATGCTGGTGACGACGCCGCGCTACTTGTCCGCGCTCGCCTCGGGGTCGCGCTCGCTCCTGGGGCTGGAGCACATGACGGCGGCGGGAGTGCCCACGCGAGCGCTCGCGGTGACGTGGGGACTGGTGGTGCTGTTCGTCAACCTGGGGGACTTGTCGGAGCTCTTCGCGCTGTCGAGCATCGCGGTGCTGCTCCAGTACGGCGTGACGGCCACGGCGCTGGCGGTGCTCGCTCGGCGTGGAGAACGGGGACTGCGCCCCGCGCATGCGCTGCTGGCGCTGCCCACGCTCGTGCTGGGCGCGACGCTCGTCATCGCGGGAGCGAGTGCCCGCGAGGCGATGGTCGCCAGCATCACGGTGCTCGCGGGACTGGGACTGATGCGTCTGACGCGTGCCCGCGAGGGGTGA
- a CDS encoding DUF2007 domain-containing protein has protein sequence MDVVASQWVPLHACADEPEAAVIRSLLEAHGIACVVRGGHHRAMLGALGSYIEVTVLVTAEDRARARALLDAEDMEAPPSSESPGALADGVCAVHGASATTTCTRCGVFLCEQCTRAAAGRCEDCQDRASETGEQRRARRRKLAAWFIILCMVMPTLVSLCVLTLRKLFQ, from the coding sequence ATGGACGTCGTTGCGTCGCAGTGGGTGCCGCTTCACGCCTGCGCCGATGAGCCCGAAGCCGCGGTGATTCGCTCGCTGCTCGAGGCTCACGGCATCGCCTGTGTCGTCCGGGGCGGACACCATCGCGCGATGCTGGGCGCGCTGGGCAGCTACATCGAAGTCACCGTGCTCGTCACCGCAGAGGACCGCGCGCGGGCGCGCGCCCTGCTCGACGCCGAGGACATGGAGGCTCCGCCGTCCTCGGAGTCACCAGGCGCCCTGGCGGATGGGGTCTGCGCCGTCCATGGCGCGAGCGCCACGACGACCTGCACGCGCTGTGGGGTCTTCCTCTGCGAGCAATGCACGCGCGCCGCAGCGGGGCGCTGCGAGGACTGCCAGGACCGGGCGAGCGAGACGGGGGAGCAGCGCCGCGCGAGGCGACGCAAGCTGGCGGCATGGTTCATCATCCTCTGCATGGTGATGCCTACGCTCGTGAGTCTGTGCGTCCTGACGCTGCGCAAGCTGTTTCAGTGA
- a CDS encoding DPP IV N-terminal domain-containing protein: MRSLLVLLVMLSTPALAQSQTPAGPPSFLRQFAETRMFNSGRPVAASISPDEKTVYFLRAPPRSNVMTLFAFDVATGQTREVLTPATVLHGAAETLSPEERARRERMRMSSAGFSSYELSEDGTKVRLTLSGRVYVVETATQKVTELPLEPGVLVPSFSRDGKQAAFVRDNDVYRVDLATGRVQRVTKGGTAARSHGLAEFIAQEEMGRFEGYWWSPDAKAIAFTESDTSGVEKRTFVDPMFPERGGETLSYPRAGTPNAQVKLGIASLTGGATVWVDWDAKAYPYLATVTWPKKGPLTVLVQSRTQTEELLLAVDEKTGKTRTLLTERDAAWVNLDQPFPKWLDDGSGFLWSTERNGAPELELRAPDGSLVRSLVKPDAGYRALVNYQPQADIVDFLGGPNPTERYLYRVTRGGAPTRVTSGGPAVESARTSAQAGLFVITSEGLTQMRRQRIVRADGTEVGVLPSLAEEPSFTPTTEVRQVGAEKFWTAITRPRDFRPGVKLPVIVEIYGAAVPLVQHAMARNLLSQWMADQGFIVVKFDGRGTALRGRDWERALKYDFGGVPLDDQVTALRALAAEVPEMDLRRVGITGWSHGGYMSAMAVLKRPDVFKAAVAGAPVVDWRDYDTHCTERFLGTPQEHPEAYEKTSLLTYAKQDKPMGKLLLIHGTNDDNVFFLHSLKLSDALFQAGKAHELLPLAGSSHMLSNPAVSERQWQRVMRFFQDNL; the protein is encoded by the coding sequence ATGCGAAGCCTCCTCGTGTTGCTTGTCATGCTGTCCACCCCGGCCCTGGCCCAAAGCCAGACGCCAGCGGGTCCGCCGTCGTTTCTCCGGCAGTTCGCGGAGACGCGCATGTTCAACAGCGGGCGCCCCGTGGCGGCGAGCATCTCGCCCGACGAGAAGACCGTCTATTTCCTGCGCGCGCCGCCCCGCTCCAACGTCATGACGCTGTTTGCCTTTGACGTGGCGACCGGCCAGACGCGCGAGGTGCTCACCCCCGCGACCGTGCTGCACGGCGCCGCCGAGACGCTGAGCCCCGAGGAGCGCGCCCGGCGCGAGCGCATGCGCATGTCCTCCGCGGGCTTCAGCTCGTATGAGCTGTCCGAGGATGGCACGAAGGTGCGGCTCACGCTGTCGGGCCGGGTGTACGTGGTGGAGACCGCCACCCAGAAGGTGACGGAGCTGCCGCTGGAGCCGGGCGTCCTCGTGCCCTCGTTCTCGCGAGACGGCAAGCAGGCGGCGTTCGTCCGCGACAACGATGTCTATCGCGTGGACCTGGCGACGGGCCGCGTGCAGCGCGTCACCAAGGGCGGCACGGCGGCCAGGAGCCACGGCCTGGCCGAGTTCATCGCCCAGGAGGAGATGGGCCGCTTCGAGGGCTACTGGTGGAGCCCGGACGCCAAGGCCATTGCCTTCACCGAGTCGGACACGAGCGGGGTGGAGAAGCGCACCTTCGTGGACCCCATGTTCCCCGAGCGCGGCGGTGAGACGCTGTCCTATCCCCGCGCGGGCACGCCGAACGCGCAGGTGAAGCTGGGCATCGCGTCGCTCACCGGCGGCGCGACCGTCTGGGTGGACTGGGACGCGAAGGCGTATCCGTATCTCGCCACCGTCACGTGGCCCAAGAAGGGACCGCTGACCGTCCTGGTGCAGAGCCGCACCCAGACGGAGGAGCTCTTGCTCGCGGTCGATGAGAAGACGGGCAAGACGCGCACCCTGCTGACCGAGCGCGACGCCGCGTGGGTCAACCTGGATCAGCCCTTCCCCAAGTGGCTGGACGACGGCAGCGGCTTCCTCTGGTCCACCGAGCGCAACGGTGCGCCCGAGCTGGAGCTGCGCGCTCCGGATGGGAGCCTCGTCCGCTCGCTGGTGAAGCCTGACGCGGGGTATCGCGCGCTGGTGAACTACCAGCCCCAGGCGGACATCGTGGACTTCCTCGGCGGCCCCAACCCCACCGAGCGCTACCTGTACCGCGTGACGCGGGGTGGGGCGCCCACGCGGGTGACGTCCGGCGGCCCGGCCGTGGAGTCCGCGCGCACCAGCGCCCAGGCGGGCCTCTTCGTCATCACGTCCGAGGGGCTCACCCAGATGCGGCGCCAGCGCATCGTCCGCGCGGACGGCACCGAGGTGGGCGTGCTCCCCTCGCTCGCCGAGGAGCCCTCCTTCACCCCGACCACGGAGGTGCGTCAGGTGGGCGCGGAGAAGTTCTGGACCGCCATCACCCGGCCTCGCGACTTCCGTCCTGGCGTGAAGCTCCCCGTCATCGTGGAGATCTACGGCGCCGCCGTTCCGCTCGTGCAGCACGCCATGGCGCGCAACCTCCTGTCCCAGTGGATGGCGGACCAGGGCTTCATCGTCGTGAAGTTCGACGGGCGTGGCACCGCGCTGCGGGGAAGGGATTGGGAGCGCGCGCTCAAGTATGACTTCGGGGGTGTTCCGCTGGATGACCAGGTGACCGCGCTGCGCGCGCTGGCCGCCGAGGTTCCCGAGATGGACCTGCGGCGCGTGGGCATCACCGGCTGGAGCCACGGCGGCTACATGTCCGCGATGGCCGTGCTCAAGCGACCGGATGTCTTCAAGGCCGCGGTGGCGGGAGCGCCGGTGGTGGACTGGCGGGACTACGACACGCACTGCACCGAGCGCTTCCTCGGGACGCCGCAGGAGCACCCGGAGGCCTACGAGAAGACCTCGCTGCTCACCTACGCGAAGCAGGACAAGCCCATGGGCAAGCTCCTGCTCATCCACGGCACGAACGACGACAACGTCTTCTTCCTCCACTCGCTGAAGCTGTCGGACGCGCTGTTCCAGGCCGGCAAGGCGCACGAGCTGCTCCCGCTCGCGGGCTCCTCGCACATGCTGTCCAATCCCGCGGTCAGCGAGCGGCAGTGGCAGCGCGTGATGCGCTTCTTCCAGGACAACCTCTGA
- a CDS encoding glucosyltransferase domain-containing protein, whose product MRLSACFVVTPEAPQQARQPLRRPGSVAPLFRRSPILPIRHHRRPDSGVLALATLLFVLPLVVYGSAVFHRYGLRDDYAILREAREDPGKIPRVLASQGRPIYGWLLERSAHAANTIDGLSGLRLLGVVGLGLLGASLFLLLRREGWPLITSALLAALLTLTPSAQVIASWGICWPQAVALVLGVAAFGLARRGLPPPSEPATGGVGWRIAAAGVIAVATLIYQASGLVYAVLLAAVLVLRHDDHFRDTMRWLMRHLTIMGAGLLMAFAVTKTLFLTGMVTPSPRIAFETHWVDKTLWAITHVLPNALALIALNDTPTGMPAGSEFMVAATLAVLAVGLAVEVRRGGLRGGGRWLLVLLTLSAAAYSVSFLAFERWPTYRTLYALTGVWGVFVAGSLMNLGSCWPRRGPWVMTSVLALFVGAGALLAHRQSLELFALPQARELALMEQGARQVEPAKQSRVFVLTARQTDTSAPRRYLDEFGSVSVDAEWVAKEMLKALMKERFPLERDPSHLYRFAAGPNLPEPRNYDILIDMRKMRQGG is encoded by the coding sequence ATGCGACTCTCAGCATGCTTTGTCGTGACACCCGAGGCACCACAACAAGCACGCCAGCCGCTGCGGCGCCCTGGTAGTGTCGCGCCGCTCTTCAGAAGGTCTCCCATTCTTCCGATACGTCATCACCGCCGCCCGGACTCGGGCGTGCTGGCATTGGCCACCCTGCTGTTCGTGCTTCCGCTGGTTGTCTATGGGAGCGCGGTCTTCCATCGCTACGGGTTGCGCGATGACTACGCCATCCTGCGCGAGGCGCGCGAGGACCCGGGCAAGATTCCCCGCGTGCTCGCCTCCCAGGGGCGCCCCATCTACGGCTGGCTCCTCGAGCGGTCCGCGCACGCCGCGAACACCATCGATGGCTTGAGCGGGCTGCGCCTGTTGGGCGTCGTGGGCCTGGGCCTGCTCGGCGCCTCGCTCTTCCTGCTGCTGCGCCGCGAGGGCTGGCCCCTGATTACCTCGGCCCTGCTCGCCGCGCTGCTCACCCTCACGCCCTCCGCGCAGGTCATCGCGAGCTGGGGCATCTGCTGGCCGCAAGCCGTGGCCCTGGTGCTGGGCGTGGCGGCCTTCGGACTGGCTCGCCGCGGCCTGCCCCCGCCCTCCGAGCCCGCCACCGGCGGCGTGGGCTGGCGCATCGCCGCGGCCGGCGTCATCGCGGTGGCCACGCTCATCTATCAAGCCAGCGGGCTCGTCTACGCCGTGCTGCTCGCGGCCGTCCTGGTGCTGCGCCACGACGACCACTTCCGCGACACCATGCGCTGGCTCATGCGCCACCTGACCATCATGGGCGCGGGCCTGCTCATGGCGTTCGCCGTCACCAAGACGCTCTTCCTCACGGGCATGGTGACGCCCTCGCCGCGCATCGCGTTCGAGACCCACTGGGTGGACAAGACGCTGTGGGCCATCACCCACGTGCTGCCCAACGCGCTGGCGCTCATCGCCCTCAACGACACCCCCACCGGGATGCCCGCGGGCTCCGAGTTCATGGTGGCCGCGACGCTCGCCGTGCTCGCCGTGGGCCTCGCCGTCGAGGTTCGCCGCGGGGGCCTGCGCGGGGGCGGACGCTGGCTGCTCGTGCTGCTCACGCTCTCCGCCGCGGCGTACTCGGTCAGCTTCCTCGCCTTCGAGCGGTGGCCCACCTACCGCACGCTCTATGCGCTCACGGGCGTGTGGGGCGTGTTCGTCGCCGGCTCGCTCATGAACCTGGGGAGCTGCTGGCCTCGGCGCGGGCCGTGGGTCATGACGAGCGTGCTGGCGCTGTTCGTCGGGGCCGGCGCGCTGCTGGCCCACCGTCAGTCCCTGGAGCTGTTCGCGCTGCCCCAGGCCCGCGAGCTGGCGCTCATGGAGCAAGGCGCGCGGCAGGTGGAGCCCGCGAAGCAGTCGCGCGTCTTCGTGCTCACCGCGCGCCAGACGGACACGTCCGCCCCGCGCCGCTACCTGGACGAGTTCGGCTCGGTCTCCGTGGATGCCGAGTGGGTGGCCAAGGAGATGCTCAAGGCCCTGATGAAGGAGCGCTTCCCGCTGGAGCGCGACCCGAGCCACCTCTACCGCTTCGCCGCGGGCCCCAACCTCCCCGAGCCGCGCAACTACGACATCCTCATCGACATGCGGAAGATGCGGCAGGGCGGCTGA
- a CDS encoding endonuclease/exonuclease/phosphatase family protein: protein MARLLCRVGAWFGLLLAAAGCDGRSIAREPEDVDPCAIEACPPPTPPVARADVIRIAAYNVHRLFDTVCDSAACGGSNYEALPSPEAFALQVQQLATAIASLDADIVMLEEVETQASLDALQALLPRYPHAVLGETGAPASVDVAVLSAFPITRVTSHYREVLTRPDGTSTRFSRDLLEVHVSAKGGETIVFPAHFRSKVSDDPGRREAEANGARTIVSATAAASPRALVVLGGDLNDVPGSPPLVALEAGGALSRVAADRPSGDTWTYAYNGQLQAIDHLYLARSGGAYVPGSFRVARDRSGLGGSDHGAVFADFQYAAP from the coding sequence GTTCGGACTCCTCCTCGCCGCGGCGGGATGTGACGGGCGCTCCATCGCCCGAGAGCCCGAGGACGTGGACCCGTGCGCCATCGAGGCGTGTCCCCCGCCGACTCCTCCGGTCGCCCGCGCAGACGTCATCCGCATCGCCGCCTACAACGTGCACCGCCTGTTCGACACCGTGTGCGACTCCGCCGCGTGCGGCGGTTCGAACTACGAGGCCCTGCCCTCTCCCGAGGCCTTCGCGCTGCAGGTGCAGCAGCTCGCGACCGCCATCGCCTCGCTCGACGCGGACATCGTCATGCTGGAGGAGGTGGAGACGCAGGCCTCGCTGGACGCGCTCCAGGCCCTCCTGCCGCGCTACCCTCACGCGGTGCTGGGCGAGACGGGAGCGCCGGCCTCGGTGGACGTCGCGGTGCTCTCCGCGTTCCCCATCACCCGCGTGACGAGTCACTACCGGGAGGTGCTCACCCGTCCGGATGGCACCTCGACGCGCTTCTCGCGAGACCTGCTGGAGGTCCACGTGAGCGCGAAGGGCGGCGAGACCATCGTGTTCCCGGCGCACTTCCGCTCGAAGGTCAGCGACGATCCCGGCCGCCGCGAGGCCGAGGCGAACGGGGCTCGCACCATCGTCTCCGCCACCGCGGCCGCGTCGCCGCGTGCGCTGGTGGTGCTCGGCGGGGACCTCAACGACGTGCCCGGCTCGCCGCCCCTCGTCGCGCTGGAGGCTGGGGGCGCGCTGTCACGCGTCGCCGCGGACAGGCCCAGCGGGGACACCTGGACGTATGCCTACAACGGGCAATTGCAGGCCATCGACCACCTGTACCTGGCGCGCAGCGGCGGCGCGTACGTGCCCGGCTCGTTCCGCGTGGCGCGCGACCGGAGCGGCCTGGGTGGCTCGGACCACGGCGCCGTGTTCGCGGACTTCCAGTACGCGGCGCCCTGA